The genomic interval gatcatgacctgagccaaagccagatgcttaaccaactgagccccccaggcaccccagtattattataatattgtaatcatttttatatgactattttggggttgtggaacaaatcatctgagtttccattacttCTTAAGGGGagattcactttgatatacaagtgctttagattacaagaatatttctggaacaaattatgctcacacatcaaggttttactgtatttcattaaaaagaattaccGAAAGGACACAATAGCATCCAACACACCATATTAGCTTTCATAACTGCACTTTAATTACTTTAATTACTCTTTTCTTGGAAAATCGTTTCTTCCACTTATTTTGCACTTGCAATCTCTTTCACCATCTCAAAGAATCTCCATCATCTCTCCTCTATGTTAAGGCTCTGGGGAGGACCCAACCTATCAGCATGCTAGCAGAGGTGGAAGGCTTAGACCATATGCAGCAGGGCCACCTTTGGGCAGGTCCACAAAACTGATATTCAGCTGACCACAGAATAGTCACTGCTTAGTTGAGATTTGTGCAATTAACTGGGATCAAAGCAAATTTATGGGCAATGATGTAAGcttttccataaagaaaaaagttgctaATCTGTCCATCAATATAGTGTAAATAAGGAAATTAACCACAAAACATTTTAGTGGAATGCAGTTCACTTAAACACACACCCACAGaactaaattaaaacattacaaaGCAATACTTACCCTCAATGCAAGTGACGTATTCTGAGATGAactattttcttctgtttgtttttcatgaaaaatattgtTGGCAGCAGGTGCTGGGCTGGCACCTCTCATGCCCACTGAGAAGAACAGGTTAACTTTTCAGGAATTCTGTGAGCCAATTGGCATCACATTTACAGCTTGATTTCAgctaaatgaatatatatatgcattcagctaaatgaatatatgtgtgtatatatatacacacacacatacatacacatactggAATAATTTTCAGGGAATAATGTAAATAAcaacatatatatagagagagtataaatatatatgtgtgtatgtgtatatatatacatacatatagctAATTCTACAAATCaaggcttatttttccttttttttttcctttcttttcagagtCAGGTGTCAAACACTTGGCAACACACCACTGGTTGCAAACCACTGACTTTATTTCACAAGTTACTAATGGGCCTCAACTTACAGTTAAAAAGACACTGAATTACAAATATATAGTTTCTAGTACCCAGAGCCTCCCCCctataaatattagttttcttcTTAGACTCCTAGAAGAATTCTCCtggtaataaataaaagaaattgccAGTGGCTGTGATTTAAGATGATACAGGAATGAACCAGTGAATGAAATCTGTGACCTCactcagttttcattctttcatttaagaaacatttaatctggggtccctgggtgactcggttggttaagcctctgactcttgattttcggctcaggtcataatctcatggttcatgacttcaagccttgtgctaggctctgcactgagagtgcagagcttgcttgggattctctctttccctctctctgcccgtaccctcctctttctctccctcaaaataagtaaataaactttatttttttaaaaagaaacacttaacCTCACAATAGTAAATTCTCATAAAGGTTTAACTCTCAGCTAACCAGTGACTGGTTCCTGACAGCATATgcatgtttgaaattatttctgtatttatttacctGTAATGATTCATTGTTGATGTTTCAAAAGACATCCAGTCAGACACTAAGGAACAAAAGTGAATGGAAGTATCACACAAACTGCCCGTTGTGCTAAGAGGTAGCAGCGACTCAAGCTCAGCTTATGCTCCGATCCCTTCCAAATAGTATCAAAACTGTATGTTCTTCTCACACCATTCCTACCTTTTCCTTatcttctctttatctctttatccAATAAAATGGTGAAGAAACAGGGAGACCAACATAAGAagtgtcttcctctttttgcCCTAGAAGTAATAGGTATATGAAGTATTCTGAAAAAGAGAGATTCTTGGTTCAAAGAGAAGattccttttattgtttcttctcAAGTCTTAGAGACTAAAAACTTGCCTTGGTAgccaaaaccacacacacacacctacatacacatatacacacatgcacacacctctACATGCTTTAAGTGACTATTCTTCTAGGTTCCAGTGCTTTTGCTTCATTTCACTCATACAGAAgtctattcagtttctttttgaGTAAACAGATTAGTAGTATGGAAATGTGAGCTGAAAATTTTACCTAGTAAAATGTACTTTAGCGCTCTGCGAAACCAGGGATAGAAGAAACCATATATTAAGGGATTACATGTGGAGTTAAAATAGCCAAACCATGTCAAAGCATCAAACAAAACGACAGGAGTAGAGAAGTTCAAAAACGGATCCAATAAAATCGTGAAGAAACAGGGAAACCAGCATAACAAGAAAACGCCCATCACTATTCCTAAAGTTTTGGCCGCTTTTTTGTCTTTCCTCAtttgattattttgattttcGGGCAAGTTATTGATTGCACGAGCATGTTTTCTTGATACTGCAAAAATCTTGCCATAAATCCCCACCATCACAGACCCAGGAGTGAAGAACCCTGCCATGAACAAGGTGGTTCCCCACAGCTTGTTGAACATCACTGGGCAGGAACTGGAACAAGCCACCAAGATGTCGTAGCCTTCTATCCCATCGGCGTAGGCCTCAGAGAAGACCACCCCAAAAGCGAATGCTCCGGGGACAGACCAGCAGAGAAGGAGCAACCGCTTAATGACAGGAATCGTCATTTTTGTGGAATAACGTAAAGGGTAACAGATAGCATAAAATCTATCAACAGCCACGGAGCAAAGATGGAAAATGGACGTTATGCTCAGCATCAGGTCAAAACTATAATGAATCTTGCAAAATGTAAGCCCAAAATACCAGCAAGTCTCCACCGATCTGACCATACTGTAGGGCATGATGGCGAGCCCCAGGAGGAAATCCGTGACTGCCATGGAAAGGATGAGGAAGTTGGTTGGTGTGTGAAGCTGCttgaagaaggaaatggaaattatCATGGCAAGATTGCCAAACACTGTGATGAATATGGCTGCTGCCATAAATGAATACATAGCAGCTCGGACACCTAGCGGCCTTTCATTTTCTGGGCAGGATCCATTTCCATATCCAGAGCAATCCAATATTTCCTTCAGAAAAAGCAAGAACACATGAAATTTTGTCAGGAAATAAtcaaatattctgtattttatgtaaatatttatagaaaaactcaagaaaattatAGAAGACACAAGGGAGATAATTTATGCTGAAATGTTAATCATggtctttctcatttatttatccttttacttGTAACTCCATAGAATTTTAACCTGGGTTTAAACCACctttatttactttatactttCCTAGATATAAATTTTACCGCAAACATTTAGTAAACTCTTAATTTATTCCAGGgtcagaaatgaagaaggaagaaagggggaagagagagaggattgggaagggaggggaagaaaagaagcaacAAGTTCATTAGCTAATTGATTATAATTGATGTTCCTTATGTTCATAGAAAGAATCGATATATATTAGACAatacattctcttcttcctcaaaTAAGTCCAGAGCACTTAATCCACTTTTATTTGATTAAAGTCTACTGCCTGGTGGACCCTGCATGTTATCATTATTTGAAAATTGTTTCATTCATGTGTTGTCTTATTTTCATGGCATTTCGATTTTGTTCATGCCAAGATTGTATGAAGGAGAAGAATCATTTAAGGATGACTACTGATTGAGTAGAATCATCTTCAGCCAGTCATAGAGACTTGACAAGCATCTCACCAGCCAGAGCAGCTGAATCAGACAAGGGCAGAGGTCAAGGTTGGACCACCCTCACTTCCTTGTGAATAACGAGTGCTTCTCCTCAGAGCCTTGGGCAATGCATATCATGCAAAATGAAAGCCTAATAAGTTTCAGTGTGTGGGTTACAGAGAGAGCTATAGGAGCAGATGGTTAGTGAGCTTTAGGACAGCAAGGCCTCTCCGCTCCTTCCTTTTGTACAAAAATCTGCATGATgctatttacatgtatatttggAAGGTAACATGCTCATGAATTGGGataactctcttttcttttaatttaatttaatttaatttatttttttaactctcctttttttaaagtactctaGGGGAGGAAACACTAATACAAAAAGAATAACTATTAATACTGCAGAGAATCTGTGGCCATCAAAGACTTCAAACATATTAGACCTGACCAGTTACTAACAGATAAACCAATAAATTCTCTGCCCCTGTGAGAACCATCACACACTAAGCAATAACTGTTTACTGAATGGCCACAACTGTTACTGAATGGACACAACAAAAGGAACAACAAAGGATGAACTAATGCTTGGCCTCAGAGATTCTATAAAACTGAAGAGGCAGAATTTAAAACCTAAGTGATTCTGCACCACAGATAAAAACCAGCTATGGAGATTAAAAGGAGTCTAGCCAAAATGTGCAAAGATAACAAAAAATGGGTGAGAGAATTTCAGGCTGGGGTAGACAAGAATGCTCTGGTGAAGTTGGGACTTTCCATGTGGTTCTCAGTGGGTGAATGGGATATAATAGAAGAGAGAAAGCCAGTTCTAAGCAGAAGAAAAGGTGAAGGAAGAGCTCAAGGTTGTTTGAAGATTTTTGAAAGTCATTCTCAGGGTTTCCAAAacataacagagaaaataaacgGTTGGGAGAGGATAGAGTGGGAGGCGGGAGGGTGTCTAGTTTCATTGTTGCCCCCCAAGCCAGTGGTCTTAGCCAGTAGACAATCAAGGAggtttctcatttttctcaaatttcaatagtgattttaaaaagaaaaaataaagaaagcttaATCAAGATAGCTGCAGGAGAATGAGTGCAGATTTTAAGTTAAAACCTTTTccaactgattcttttttttttattgaagactAATTGACAGACAAGACtgtattagtttcgggtgtacaatatagagattatatatatatatatatatatatatatatacacacacacacacacatatacatacacacatatataatgaaatggTCACTACAATAAATCTAGTTGTCATCTGTCACCAGGCAATGTTGTTACAGTGTTGTTGagtatatttcctatgctgtacattacatcccatgacttatttattttataactggaagattgTACTTCCTAATTCCATTCACCTATTTTGTCCATCCCTCCGGTCTCCCTtttgataaccatcagtttgttttctgtatctatgagtctgtttctgttttgtttatttgttcatttgttttgcttcttacaTTCCCcatataaatgaaaccatatggtatttggcttgctctgcctgacttatttcactagcataataccctcaagatcTATCCATGCTATTGGAAATTGCAagattcatccttttttatggatgaatgatATTTCAATGTAACTATATAAACCATATATTCATAcacctatcaatggacatttagattgttttcatatcttaactattgtaaatagtgTTGCAGTAAACATAAGAGTGAATATGTCTTTAcgaattaacatttttgttttcttcagataaatacctagaagtacaattactagatcatatggaggttttgttttaaaatttttgaggaacctccatattattttcgACCATGGCTACACCAGTTGACATTCcgatcaacagtgcacaagagttcccttttttacacatccttgccaacacttgttatttctttttgatataagccgatctcacaggtgtgagatggtagctcattgtggttttgatttgtattttctttagtgatgttgcacattttttcatgtgcctgttggccatctctaatgtcttctttaaaggaaaaaagtctattcaggtcctctgccctttttttactattttattttgttttgttttgttttacttttttattctcaaattagttaacatacaatgcagttggtttcaggagtagaacccagtaatttatctcttacatatgacaccagtgctctgcccatttttttttgttagattgggtttattgttgtttttctttctgtttgtttgcttttgtttttttgatattgagttgtatgagttggATGTTCACCTTCCAACTGATATTTTGGATGTTAGTTCTCCAACTAATTCTAAGTGTTGAATCCAAGGCAACTTTATCCTACTTATCCCTCCTACTCTGGTTCTATGTCACCCTATACAGAACTGATAGCCTAGCTGTGGATGGGACACATTTTAGCAATGGAGCTAAAGATGGAGGAGGAACATGGCTGTTTACAACCACATAGGAACGCTTCCAAACTGCATTTGGGGTCTCTGTTTACAGAAACGACAGACTTATTCTTGAAAGGCAGTTTtgccaaaacattttcatctacaaattttaaaaaatgtgtactaCTAATTCACAAGTTGCATTCATTTTTAGCAGCTACTTTAGGGGGTTTTATTATGTATGTAACATTCATACTGACATCTGCATAGGAAaaaaggtagaaggaaaaaaacaagaagcaagGAATTTTCCCCTTGTTTGGTaccaagtttttaaaacaattactaTTCTTGTTAGCCACCTGCTTACCAGTTAAGTAAGTAtcaacacagaagaaaatactGAGAGAAAATGCAGTATAGTTGAACCTTTAACAAtgcaggtttgaactgcatggatTTACCTATATGTGGATTGTTTTCAATAATTCATCTAAGtgtagtctttctttttaatgatgttctattttgttcaatgtttttacttttatttttgtgaggaggtgtgtgtggtgtggaggggcagaaagggagggagacacagaatctgaagcaggctccaggctccaaactgtcagcaaagaacccaatactggactcaaactcaagatcatcacctgaactgaaattggacgctttattgactgagccacccaagctcctcttgaatgattttcttaatagcattttttccctctagcttacttcattgtaagaatacagcattTATACCTATCCCATATAAAACATGTGTTAATCAACTATGCATATTACCAGTATGGCTTCCAGTCAACATAGGCTATtcgtagttaagtttttgggaaGTCAACAGttatacatgtatttttgagTAGGGGGGCTTGGTGTCCCTAACTCTcaagttgttcaagggtcaactgtgctatgaaataaaaaggaaagttctATTTTGTTGGCTTATTTTTGAGCCACTTTCCCTCTTAGAAAGTaaagctaagagaaataaataatttcattttcatgaaaatggcacacacacgcacacatgtgcgcacacacagtATTCTTGTGCTAAAGGCAACTCCATGACAATACATTTCAAGATTTAATTGCAAACTTGTTTGTGTTCCTGGCTTAGTGATTTTGGTATTATAATCAGCCTACTgtccatttttggttttttttaattttttaaaaaatttttaaaaattttatgctttttaaaaaaaatttatttttgagagacaaagagagacagtgcgagcaggggaggggcagagagagagggagatacagaatccgaagcaggctccaggctctgagctagctgtcaggacagaccccgacgcggggctggaacccatgaactgtgagatcatgacctgagccgaagcaggatgcttagtcgactgagccacccagatgccccaaatgtCCATTTTTGGAAAGTCAGACTCAATCCTTCTAAGCTTCAGATCTTAGGGTACAGAACTTACCTCCCTTCCCTTTAACATCCAGGAACCTTATTAGCCAATCAACTCTAAGAACCATAATAAAGTTCTGTGAAACACAGAGCACGATGTGTACATTCATATACATCATGAGGGGTCTTCCTCAAATTCCTGCCATGGAGCAGGAAGGGGCACAGTGGATGACTATTTGATGACTTCATCAAACAGGACTTTTAAGTAACTTCCCTCTAAGCATTATTGTCCTCCATGGTGTATTTGGCATGTTTCTTGCATGTGACATCCATCAGCAATTCAACCCTTTCAGTGGTCACATCTTTCGCATCTTTTACAGTGATAGACTGTGAAAGCTAAATGCATAAGGCAATTCTTTCAAGGCTGTATTCttcaaatgtcattaaaaaacgtttaaaccagggcacctgggtggctcagtcagttaagcattcaactcttgatttaggctcaggtcatgatctcatggtttgtgggtttgagccccatgtcagggtctgtgctatcagcgcaaaacctgcttgggattctctctctccctctctctctgcccctccctcattaaagcatgttctctctctctctctttctctctctctctctctttatttctgtctgtctctctctttctcaaaatgaagaaaaataattaagcctATTAATATAAGCACATATAGCTACATGGATGACAATGGAATTAAAGTataatcttttctccattgttggTGTATCTACAAGAAGCACAAAAACTAAAGACTCAGAATATAATGAACTGCTTGCACATTCACAAATAATGAAAGATGAATAACATGTCTAAGATTTATTCTactaaattgttaaaaataaaagtgttttccaCACTCCCTGAGAAAGTGATTAAATTGCAAGACCATGTCTACaataatattttctgattttcctaatGTAATCTCATTTCTCTTTACCTTATTAAATTTGGTAAGTGCTTCCATATTAAACATTCCTCTGTTTTAGCCactattttttcagcttttaacAGACTTTACAAAGTCCTTCTTCTTGATAATCATTCTTTCTACCTTTCTGGAATTAGTCTGCCCTTATCCAAGCTATtggtttctttcagtttttcaatttctaccaaatattcaatgttaatgaatcttGACATATTAAATAACACATATGAACAGCCTTAGCACAATGCATGATGTACAAATAACACTATcaagattacattcttttcatctttctcccttctttgttGGGATGAACATTCAAGAATACATTTCACcagaaaatatgttttcctaaaaaataaaggaatgggaTTGTATGTAAATTCCTAGGTCGGCTTTAACCCTCTGCTTCACTTAGGTGAAACACTGATAATTTGCTTACCCATTTATAAAGAGGTAACACTTCCCAGGATTCTATAGAAACGTTTCCCAAGAAACGTGTTACACTGTAGGGCAACACATTATCCTGTTCACATAATAAAAAGACTCTGCCTTTTATTACAAATTCATATTGAGTCCTGCACCtactatcttttatttattcctacACATTCTCTCTACACgtgacaaaaaatacaaagaagaagaaTCAAGTCATGAGTAATGCTGTTGGATAACGAGTGACAATTTACTTCCTAACAAAAcctcaagaaagagaaaacccaggTCTGTCCTTAATCCCTTCTCCACATACCTGTTGCATTGTAGATGATGCCATTGTTAATTAAAATCCTTCCAGATGGACCTTGTTTCCTTTCTAACCACTGTGAATGTTTATATGGAACTAGAAGACCTGAGCTATGTGGATTGTGTTATTCTAGAATTTTCCAATTAATCTCATGGGAAATGGGActgaaagagagataaaaaagcaacaacaaacccTTGCCGTTTTAGAGTCCAAACAGCTTAATAAGCCTAAACCACTTCTCCATCCTCTCAGGGGTCTCTGCTACCTAAGCTGTCATCACCTGAGCCTGAAGTCCCTAAGTCTGCTATTACGTAACAACTATAAAAACAGAGCTGACCTGTTGCATTTCAGGTGGCCCTAAGGAAGCTGATCCCAACCACACAGGAATGAGGCCCATAATTCCAGTTGAAAAATGGACATGTGTCCTCCATCTCTTTGGGAAAATCTGAGATTGTCACAGTTCATATTTGTCTCACATTCCGTCACTAAGAAGAGGCCTTAccattcattgtttttctttttttcccctgcaaaaATGTGATTAAAAGAACAATTCTCATCAACCCTTTTAGAGCAACTTGCtgaattctcttattttaaaattttctctgtgtgtggatatttgtggattttctatGTGGTTAATAATACTACCTATAAataattgtggttttatttcctccttttcaatCCTTTAGgctttcagttattttttcttaatatgttgTGCTAAGACCCCTAGAACAGTGCTGATTAAGGTACACTTATAAAATGACAAAGcagcttttaaaacaaaattcgtACTTCTTATGACAGTTAAGTcttctaatctttttcttttttaagtattttaatgttagttacttaacatatagtgtaatattagtttcagaagtagTACTTACCAcacatcacttacatataaaataccTCTATACctgctcatcataagtgccctccttaatactcatcacccatttagcccatcctctgcccgcctcccctccagcaaaccTGTTTGTTCTCCAGAGTTAAGATCTCTATGGTTTGCCATACtctcttatttttcccctttaccctatgttcatctgtttttttttttaattccacctatgagtaaaatcatatggtatttgtctttctcttagtgacttattccacttagcataatacactctagctccatacattgtaaatgacaagatttcattttttgatggctgagtaatattctactatatatgtataccacatcttctttatccgttcattaGTCTATGGacctttgggctcttttcatagaTTGGTTATTGTTGATACTGCCACTGTAAGTAttggtgcatgtaccccttcgaaTCAGTATCTGTGCATGCCTTGGGTAACACCtggtagtgcaactgctgggtcataagatagttccctttttaactttttgaggaacttgcatactgttttccagagtggctatttCCAAGGGTTCAATTCTATCAACAGGGCaagaggcttcccctttctcacatcctcaccaatatctgttgtttcctgtgttgttaatgttacccattctaataggtataatggtggtatctcatcgtggttttgatctgtattttcctgatgatgaatgatattaagcatcttttcatgtgcctgttagccacctggatgtcttcttcggaGACGTGTCTATTGTCTtcggcccatttcttcactggattatttgttttttgggtgttgggagtgataagttctttatagattttgaatagtaacccttatcagatatgtcgtttgcaaatatattctcctattccatagttttgttggttgtttccttttgttgtgtagaagcttttcatcttgatgaagtcttagtggttcatgtttgcttttgttttccttgcatccagagacatgtctagtaagaaNNNNNNNNNNNNNNNNNNNNNNNNNNNNNNNNNNNNNNNNNNNNNNNNNNNNNNNNNNNNNNNNNNNNNNNNNNNNNNNNNNNNNNNNNNNNNNNNNNNNtaacccttatcagatatgtcgtttgcaaatatattctcctattccatagttttgttggttgtttccttttgttgtgtagaagcttttcatcttgatgaagtcttagtggttcatgtttgcttttgttttccttgcatccagagacatgtctagtaagaagttgctatggtcaAGATCAAAGAAGGGGATctttgtgttctcctctaggtttttgatgaattcctgtctcacatttaggtctttcatccattttgagtttatttttatgtgttgtgtaagaaagtggtccagtttcattctttgcatgtcactgtccagttttcccaacaccatttgtagaagagactgtcttttttccatcggatattctttcctgctttgtcagagattagttggccatatgtttgtgggtccatttctgggctttctattctgttccactgatttatgtgtctgtttttatgccagtaccatagtgtcttaatgactacagctttgtaatatagcttgaaattcAGAATCATTATGCCTCctggtttgcttttccttttcaaaattgctttgattctttggggtcttttgtggtgccatccaaatttaaaattgtgtgttttctagctctgtgaaaaatgctggtgatattttgataggtattgcatttaATACGTTGTTTTGAGCAACatagcattttaacaatgtttgttcttgcaatccatgagcatggaatgtttttccatttctttgtatcctcttcaatttccttcataagtgctctatagttttcagaatacagattttctgcttctttggttaggtttattcgtaGGTAGCTTATGAGTTTTGGTGTAACTGTAGATGGGTTTAAtgtcttgatttcactttctgctgcttcattattggtgtatagaaatgcaacagatttctgtatattgattttgtatcctgtgactttgctgaattcatgcatcagttcAGCAGGCTTTTCTTTGGTGgtgtctttcaggttttctacatagagatCATGTCATCAGTTAATAGTGCAAGTCTGactttttccttgccaatttggatgtcttttatttctttttgtagtctgattgctgaggcgaagacttccaatactatgctAAATAACAATGgagagagtggacattcctgacTTGTTCCTAACTGTAGAGGAAAAAATCTCTCATCCagcattgaagatgatattagttgtgggctttacATATCtgacctttatgatgttgaggtatgttccatctatcattattactttattgagagttttatcaagaatggatgctatactttggcaaa from Suricata suricatta isolate VVHF042 chromosome 7, meerkat_22Aug2017_6uvM2_HiC, whole genome shotgun sequence carries:
- the LOC115296980 gene encoding trace amine-associated receptor 2; its protein translation is MYSFMAAAIFITVFGNLAMIISISFFKQLHTPTNFLILSMAVTDFLLGLAIMPYSMVRSVETCWYFGLTFCKIHYSFDLMLSITSIFHLCSVAVDRFYAICYPLRYSTKMTIPVIKRLLLLCWSVPGAFAFGVVFSEAYADGIEGYDILVACSSSCPVMFNKLWGTTLFMAGFFTPGSVMVGIYGKIFAVSRKHARAINNLPENQNNQMRKDKKAAKTLGIVMGVFLLCWFPCFFTILLDPFLNFSTPVVLFDALTWFGYFNSTCNPLIYGFFYPWFRRALKYILLGKIFSSHFHTTNLFTQKETE